Proteins encoded in a region of the Sulfurimonas marina genome:
- a CDS encoding glycosyltransferase family 2 protein, with amino-acid sequence MTQFTISVIMPVYNAEKYLDEAIQSILSQTYRDFEFIVINDGSTDKSLEIIEKYKNQDERIVLISRENKGLVESLNEGIKKAKGKYLARMDADDISLPQRFEKQIQLMETEKLDICGCHFFIVDKQCKYLSARVVSCKSDFNNMVLSRSVPFAHGSVMIKKEFLILHKLFYGETIFNKAEDYALWIRFAENNANISNADEFLFKYRHLDDSLSKQSINYKHALALSKHYIRMNYEQLDRVFEKYKNKMNLLNDFELEQFSYFMIKTIFKDKTVEKFRCLKQVPVTIKLINLIRILFGK; translated from the coding sequence ATGACTCAATTTACTATATCGGTAATAATGCCTGTATATAATGCCGAAAAATATCTTGATGAAGCAATTCAAAGTATTCTTAGTCAAACATATAGAGATTTTGAATTTATCGTAATTAATGATGGTTCAACAGATAAAAGCTTGGAGATTATAGAAAAATATAAAAATCAAGATGAGAGAATAGTATTAATAAGCAGAGAAAATAAAGGACTTGTTGAGAGTCTTAACGAAGGTATTAAAAAAGCAAAAGGAAAATATCTTGCTAGGATGGATGCAGATGATATAAGTTTGCCACAAAGATTTGAAAAACAGATTCAACTTATGGAAACAGAGAAGTTAGATATTTGTGGATGCCATTTTTTTATTGTAGATAAACAATGTAAATATTTGTCTGCACGTGTTGTATCTTGTAAAAGTGATTTTAATAACATGGTCTTATCACGTTCAGTTCCATTTGCACATGGTTCTGTAATGATAAAAAAAGAATTTTTAATTTTACATAAATTATTTTATGGAGAAACGATTTTCAATAAAGCTGAGGATTACGCTTTGTGGATTAGGTTTGCAGAAAATAATGCAAATATTTCAAATGCAGATGAGTTTTTATTCAAGTATAGACACTTAGATGATTCTTTATCAAAACAAAGTATAAACTATAAGCATGCATTAGCTTTATCTAAACATTATATAAGAATGAACTATGAGCAGTTAGATAGAGTTTTTGAAAAATATAAGAACAAGATGAACTTGTTAAATGATTTTGAACTTGAACAGTTTTCATATTTTATGATCAAAACTATTTTTAAAGATAAAACTGTAGAGAAGTTTCGATGTTTAAAACAGGTACCTGTTACTATTAAACTTATTAATTTGATTAGGATTTTATTTGGAAAATAA